A genomic region of Rhodococcus pyridinivorans contains the following coding sequences:
- a CDS encoding transglycosylase domain-containing protein, with product MPPRPGTLPPGAVPPVQRTPQADPTVAMRPGADAAGAQRPGADAAGAQRPGADAAGVQRPGADAPTQRVSAASAAVGASAAKSASAADDAPTTRVAGGPPAGGPPTVPPGGGSGGGAGGGKGDGKSNRWRTIRRIGYGVVAAGILVPILMFMLAYIVQDVPRPGELQTNQAATIFNSDGQGVITKVIPPEGNRTEVELDAIPVHVRNAVLAAEDRDFYSNPGFSVTGFARAARDNVLGRDSAGGGSTITQQYVKVAVVGSERTLTRKLKELVLSTKMANQWAKDDILAAYLNTIYFGRGAYGIAAASNAYFGKPVGELTVEEGAVLASSIQLPSLLDPEQNPEGAEARWNYVLDGMVAAGTLDAAERSGMKYPAYVPIAELDNGDQSSGPEGLIKNQVLAELSREGIDENLLNTAGLQITTTIDPQAQQSAVEAAQSNLEGEPEELRTAVVSVDPRSGAIRAYYGGESGVGYDFAQSGLQTGSSFKVFGLAANLDQGVPLSQTYDSGPLTVNGIKIGNVEGESCGQCTIAEALKRSLNTSFYRMMLEMDNGPQAIADMAHKLGVAKELPGIGETLTEPEGVGPNYGIVLGQYQSRVLDMASAYATLAASGRHHEPYFVQKVVTSDGEVLLDRGTPAGEQVVDAAVADNTTSAMTPIAAYSNGHALAGGRPSASKTGTAQLGDTGSNKDAWMVGYTPSLSTAVWVGTEEGLPLENSWGGMIYGSGIPSDIWKDTMDGALEGTEVESFPKPEPIAGVSGVPAWTASTTAPATREQTTTSRVVPSLPEVPEITTQNVEIFPGVTIPVPGVAPQTTTQNAPSRPGNGGQEEESEDTGGGTGGGTGDDSDEGGSPPQNRIPGLESPAIPGAQGGGFQGAQGGSPQGAFEYAPAG from the coding sequence ATGCCGCCGCGTCCCGGCACGTTGCCGCCCGGCGCGGTGCCTCCCGTCCAGCGCACGCCGCAGGCCGATCCGACCGTCGCCATGCGTCCCGGAGCGGACGCGGCAGGTGCGCAGCGTCCCGGAGCGGACGCGGCAGGTGCGCAGCGTCCCGGAGCGGACGCGGCAGGTGTACAGCGTCCCGGAGCGGATGCCCCGACGCAGCGGGTCTCCGCGGCGAGCGCTGCAGTCGGTGCGAGTGCTGCAAAGAGTGCGAGTGCTGCGGACGATGCACCCACGACGCGCGTTGCCGGTGGCCCGCCCGCAGGCGGACCTCCCACGGTTCCGCCCGGCGGCGGTTCGGGTGGGGGCGCCGGGGGTGGAAAGGGCGACGGCAAGAGCAACCGCTGGCGCACGATCCGCCGGATCGGTTACGGCGTGGTCGCCGCCGGCATCCTCGTCCCGATCCTCATGTTCATGCTGGCGTACATCGTCCAGGACGTGCCGCGCCCCGGTGAGCTGCAGACGAACCAGGCCGCGACCATCTTCAACTCCGACGGTCAGGGTGTCATCACGAAGGTGATCCCACCGGAGGGCAACCGCACCGAGGTCGAACTCGACGCGATCCCCGTGCACGTCCGCAACGCCGTGCTCGCCGCCGAGGACCGCGATTTCTACAGCAATCCCGGCTTCTCGGTCACCGGCTTCGCGCGTGCCGCCCGCGACAACGTGCTCGGCCGCGACAGCGCCGGTGGTGGTTCGACCATCACCCAGCAGTACGTGAAGGTCGCCGTCGTCGGTTCCGAGCGGACGTTGACGCGAAAGCTCAAGGAGCTGGTGCTGTCGACGAAGATGGCGAACCAGTGGGCCAAGGACGACATCCTCGCGGCCTACCTCAACACCATCTACTTCGGTCGCGGTGCCTACGGCATCGCAGCGGCGTCGAACGCGTACTTCGGCAAGCCCGTCGGTGAGCTCACCGTCGAGGAGGGCGCCGTGCTCGCGTCGTCGATCCAGTTGCCGTCGCTGCTCGATCCCGAGCAGAACCCCGAGGGTGCGGAGGCGCGCTGGAACTACGTGCTCGACGGCATGGTCGCCGCCGGCACGCTCGATGCCGCCGAACGGTCGGGTATGAAGTACCCGGCCTACGTGCCGATCGCTGAGCTCGACAACGGCGACCAGTCGTCCGGCCCCGAAGGTCTGATCAAGAACCAGGTGCTCGCCGAGTTGTCCCGCGAGGGCATCGACGAGAACCTCCTCAATACGGCCGGTCTCCAGATCACCACGACGATCGACCCCCAGGCCCAGCAGTCGGCGGTCGAGGCGGCGCAGAGCAATCTCGAGGGCGAACCCGAGGAGTTGCGTACCGCGGTGGTGTCGGTCGATCCCCGGTCCGGGGCGATCCGCGCCTACTACGGCGGGGAGAGCGGTGTCGGTTACGACTTCGCCCAGTCCGGTCTGCAGACGGGGTCGTCGTTCAAGGTGTTCGGCCTGGCCGCCAACCTCGACCAGGGCGTGCCGTTGTCGCAGACCTACGACAGCGGTCCGCTGACGGTCAACGGCATCAAGATCGGCAACGTCGAGGGCGAGTCGTGCGGGCAGTGCACCATCGCCGAAGCGCTCAAGCGGTCGCTGAACACGAGCTTCTACCGGATGATGCTCGAGATGGACAACGGCCCGCAGGCCATCGCCGACATGGCGCACAAGCTGGGTGTCGCGAAGGAACTGCCGGGCATCGGTGAGACGCTCACCGAGCCGGAGGGCGTCGGCCCCAACTACGGCATCGTGCTGGGCCAGTACCAGTCGCGCGTGCTCGACATGGCCTCGGCGTACGCCACGCTCGCGGCGTCCGGCCGTCATCACGAGCCGTACTTCGTGCAGAAGGTCGTGACGTCCGACGGCGAGGTGCTCCTCGACCGTGGCACCCCTGCCGGTGAGCAGGTCGTCGACGCGGCGGTGGCCGACAACACCACTTCCGCGATGACCCCGATCGCCGCGTACTCGAACGGCCACGCCCTGGCCGGCGGCCGTCCGTCCGCGTCGAAGACCGGTACCGCTCAGCTCGGCGACACCGGCTCCAACAAGGACGCGTGGATGGTCGGTTACACCCCGTCGCTGTCGACCGCGGTGTGGGTCGGCACCGAGGAGGGCCTGCCCCTCGAGAACAGCTGGGGCGGCATGATCTACGGCTCGGGTATCCCGTCGGACATCTGGAAGGACACGATGGACGGCGCTCTCGAAGGCACCGAGGTCGAGTCGTTCCCGAAGCCGGAACCGATCGCCGGTGTCTCCGGCGTGCCGGCGTGGACCGCGTCGACGACAGCTCCGGCCACCCGTGAGCAGACCACCACCTCGCGTGTCGTGCCGAGTCTTCCCGAGGTTCCGGAGATCACCACGCAGAACGTGGAGATCTTCCCCGGCGTCACCATCCCCGTTCCGGGTGTCGCCCCGCAGACGACCACCCAGAACGCGCCCTCCCGTCCCGGTAACGGCGGTCAGGAGGAGGAGAGCGAGGATACCGGCGGCGGAACCGGCGGTGGTACCGGCGACGACTCCGACGAGGGTGGATCGCCTCCGCAGAACCGCATCCCGGGACTCGAGAGCCCCGCGATCCCGGGCGCGCAGGGAGGCGGATTCCAGGGCGCGCAGGGCGGTAGTCCCCAGGGCGCGTTCGAATACGCTCCGGCCGGGTAG
- a CDS encoding glycosyltransferase family 87 protein — protein sequence MDWRDTPGRTDPTVSRLTAVIGGPVGRHAVLGRTRFFTPLRAMLLLAVVFLAFGWFTKAACVQQGPVGPDGGLGLDWSGNRQYVAMCYSDIVPLYGAERLAEGAFPYRTSWEEPGPDGQMQTRYMEYPVLAGLYQYGSMRIAKAWDATPWLPDALQVAIYFAVVAVGLALAWLVTVWATVMSAGRRIWDAALVAASPLVVVHAFTNFDALATAFAAGGLLAWARRRPVLAGVLLGLGAATKLYPLLLLGPLLVLCLRTGHLRSFARTAGAAAAAWLVVNLPIMVLYPSGWAEFFRLNSDRGADPDSIYNVLHSFVGWPAWSASTFNGVSLVLFATACAAIGWIGLTAPRRPRLAQLCFLLVAAFLLTNKVWSPQYSLWLVPLAVLAVPHRRALVAWMTIDALVWVPRMYYYLGPDRKGLPEQWFTATVFLRDVAVVALCAVVLWQIRRPVRDPVRYGFVDDPVGGVLDQAPDRPPRWLPARLRPAHHRVTREESSERGMSETSSVP from the coding sequence ATGGATTGGCGCGACACCCCCGGGCGTACCGACCCGACGGTGTCGCGTCTGACCGCCGTCATCGGCGGTCCGGTGGGCCGGCACGCCGTGCTCGGGCGCACCCGCTTCTTCACTCCCCTGCGGGCGATGTTGCTGCTCGCGGTCGTCTTCCTCGCCTTCGGCTGGTTCACGAAGGCGGCCTGCGTCCAGCAGGGACCCGTCGGTCCCGACGGCGGGCTCGGCCTGGACTGGAGCGGCAACCGGCAGTACGTGGCGATGTGTTATTCCGACATCGTTCCGCTCTACGGTGCCGAACGGCTCGCCGAGGGCGCCTTCCCGTACCGGACGTCGTGGGAGGAACCCGGCCCGGACGGGCAGATGCAGACCCGGTACATGGAGTATCCGGTGCTCGCGGGGCTCTACCAGTACGGCTCGATGCGCATCGCGAAGGCGTGGGACGCCACACCGTGGCTCCCCGATGCACTGCAGGTCGCGATCTACTTTGCCGTCGTCGCGGTCGGTCTCGCGCTCGCCTGGCTCGTCACGGTGTGGGCCACCGTGATGTCGGCGGGCCGCAGGATCTGGGACGCCGCGCTCGTCGCGGCGTCACCACTGGTCGTGGTGCACGCCTTCACGAACTTCGATGCCCTGGCCACGGCCTTCGCCGCGGGTGGTCTGCTGGCGTGGGCCCGCCGTCGACCGGTTCTCGCCGGCGTCCTGCTCGGCCTCGGTGCGGCGACGAAGTTGTATCCCTTGCTGTTGCTCGGTCCGCTGCTGGTGCTGTGCCTGCGGACCGGCCACCTGCGGTCGTTTGCCCGCACCGCGGGAGCGGCCGCCGCGGCGTGGCTAGTGGTGAACCTGCCGATCATGGTGCTGTACCCGAGCGGGTGGGCGGAGTTCTTCCGACTCAACTCCGATCGCGGAGCGGATCCGGATTCGATCTACAACGTGCTGCACTCGTTCGTGGGCTGGCCGGCCTGGTCGGCCTCGACCTTCAATGGGGTCTCGCTCGTGTTGTTCGCCACGGCCTGCGCCGCGATCGGGTGGATCGGGCTCACCGCGCCGCGCCGTCCCCGCCTCGCGCAGCTGTGTTTCCTTCTCGTCGCGGCCTTCCTGCTCACGAACAAGGTGTGGAGTCCGCAGTATTCGCTGTGGCTCGTGCCGCTCGCCGTGCTGGCCGTACCCCACCGGCGCGCACTGGTCGCCTGGATGACGATCGATGCGCTGGTGTGGGTTCCGCGCATGTACTACTATCTCGGTCCCGATCGGAAGGGGCTGCCGGAGCAGTGGTTCACCGCCACGGTCTTCCTGCGCGACGTCGCCGTCGTGGCTCTGTGCGCGGTTGTGCTGTGGCAGATCCGGCGTCCGGTGCGGGATCCCGTGCGGTACGGCTTCGTCGACGATCCCGTCGGTGGTGTGCTCGACCAGGCTCCCGACCGTCCGCCACGATGGCTGCCCGCCAGGTTGCGACCTGCTCACCATCGGGTCACAAGAGAAGAATCATCCGAACGAGGGATGTCGGAGACTTCGTCGGTCCCCTAG
- a CDS encoding helix-turn-helix domain-containing protein: MTETTVEAADPTSITSRTEFGRALTALRTRAGLSIRDVADASGALHGTVAGWFSGQHLPTRASEPAFRTVRSPGSGRGG; this comes from the coding sequence ATGACGGAAACAACCGTGGAGGCGGCCGATCCGACCTCCATCACCTCCCGGACCGAGTTCGGCCGGGCCCTGACCGCCCTGCGAACCCGAGCAGGACTGTCGATCCGCGATGTCGCCGACGCGTCCGGCGCATTACACGGTACGGTCGCCGGATGGTTCTCCGGACAGCACCTACCGACCCGCGCCAGCGAGCCGGCCTTCCGTACCGTGCGGTCGCCGGGCAGTGGCCGAGGGGGGTGA
- a CDS encoding WD40 repeat domain-containing protein, giving the protein MTGRADAVYTLHFSPGGDRLTAGVGDGAAWIWDVTRPDSHTTHAVLTACGSRVYDATFAHDGGVLVGGGPDRSVRLWQLDPETVAAALCSTVGTPVTEDEWERHLPGAPFRPPCGDTA; this is encoded by the coding sequence ATCACCGGGCGGGCGGACGCGGTGTATACGCTGCACTTCTCCCCTGGCGGGGATCGTCTCACGGCCGGCGTCGGCGACGGGGCGGCGTGGATCTGGGACGTCACCCGACCGGACTCCCACACCACCCACGCGGTGCTCACCGCCTGCGGAAGCAGGGTCTACGACGCCACCTTCGCGCACGACGGAGGGGTGCTCGTCGGAGGTGGTCCCGACCGTTCCGTACGGCTGTGGCAGCTCGACCCCGAGACCGTCGCGGCGGCACTGTGTTCCACCGTCGGCACTCCGGTGACCGAGGACGAATGGGAACGGCACCTGCCGGGTGCTCCCTTCCGGCCGCCGTGCGGCGACACGGCGTGA
- a CDS encoding DUF2752 domain-containing protein: MAIAVGAVAVCAAVAWADPTTPGGVIPPCPTYSLFGILCPGCGSSRMLYSLVHLDVPAALHYNALGLVALAVLTVSFGLWTWSRARGTPMPRWTRYRWPPHLVLILTAMWFVVRNIPVAPFTALRI; the protein is encoded by the coding sequence ATGGCGATCGCCGTGGGTGCGGTCGCGGTGTGCGCCGCGGTGGCGTGGGCCGACCCGACCACGCCGGGCGGGGTCATTCCGCCGTGCCCCACCTACTCACTGTTCGGAATCCTGTGTCCCGGCTGCGGTTCGTCGCGGATGTTGTATTCGCTCGTCCATCTCGACGTGCCGGCAGCATTGCACTACAACGCCCTCGGTCTCGTCGCGCTGGCCGTGCTCACCGTGTCCTTCGGTCTGTGGACGTGGAGCAGGGCGCGGGGCACACCGATGCCGCGGTGGACGCGATACCGGTGGCCCCCGCACCTCGTGCTGATCCTGACGGCGATGTGGTTCGTCGTGCGCAACATCCCGGTCGCGCCGTTCACCGCCCTACGGATCTGA
- a CDS encoding GNAT family N-acetyltransferase produces the protein MNDNWMEHPVLEGPRIRLEPLADAHVEGLLKAADDPDTIFAWAHLVIRDLDDARTFVREAVADPSRLPYAIVDRATGEVLGSTSYYLLEPAHRTLVIGYTWLSTRVQRTHVNSESKLLLLQRAFDDLGAVRVTWHADERNTRSRDALRRLGATEEGLLRKHRRRRDGSWRTTALFSLTDDEWPEVRARLEERTVR, from the coding sequence ATGAACGACAACTGGATGGAACATCCCGTCCTCGAGGGCCCTCGTATCCGACTCGAGCCCCTCGCCGACGCGCACGTCGAAGGTCTGCTGAAGGCCGCCGACGATCCCGACACGATCTTCGCCTGGGCACACCTTGTGATCCGCGACCTCGACGACGCGCGCACGTTCGTGCGCGAGGCCGTGGCCGATCCGTCCCGGCTGCCCTACGCAATCGTCGACAGGGCGACCGGCGAGGTGCTGGGGTCGACATCCTACTACCTCCTCGAACCGGCCCACCGCACACTGGTGATCGGCTACACCTGGCTGTCGACCCGAGTGCAGCGGACCCACGTGAACAGCGAGTCGAAACTGCTTCTGCTGCAGCGCGCCTTCGACGACCTCGGGGCCGTGCGCGTGACCTGGCACGCCGACGAACGCAACACCCGTTCGCGCGACGCCCTGCGCCGGCTCGGCGCCACCGAGGAGGGCCTGCTCCGCAAGCACCGCAGGCGCCGCGACGGCAGCTGGCGGACCACCGCGCTGTTCTCCCTCACCGACGACGAGTGGCCCGAGGTACGCGCCCGGCTCGAGGAGCGCACGGTGCGATGA
- a CDS encoding glycosyltransferase 87 family protein: MRTSSGTVSLVAVLTCAVMMWFGYLNKARCAGPTFDAEGRTLRFEDIKDADVCYSDIQQLWIGRGINLHVFPFVDGGITSSGALTGGTVEYPVLSGVLMWIGAIGAHTDAEFLLQSALLLAPFGLVTAWLLARMAGWAALLWSLTPPLVLYAFLNWDLPVVAVTVTAVAVLTIERWPLRTRGVVAAVLLGVGFCLKLYPGIFVLPLMAYVLTGGSSPDRKRDVPGALAVAGTAAATVAAINLPFAILGYEGWRASFAFQQNREADGTSNSIWYWGLRPLMGGYQEYENTPQYNELVAQLSPTLIALSFALALWLGWRRYLRDGVYPWLGTGAAMLCGFMLFHKVHSPQYTLWLLPMLILLRVPWGLVAAYLLADLAIGIGIFRWFAATAGETDMALPLTLVHIGVWGRAVLLVVLFFVFLRVPPRTPWQQTERTGYARRPTTTGRAQ, encoded by the coding sequence ATGCGCACGAGCTCCGGGACCGTCTCGCTCGTCGCCGTCCTGACGTGCGCGGTGATGATGTGGTTCGGCTACCTGAACAAGGCCCGGTGCGCCGGCCCCACCTTCGACGCCGAGGGCCGCACGCTGCGGTTCGAGGACATCAAGGACGCCGACGTCTGCTATTCCGACATCCAGCAGTTGTGGATCGGCCGCGGCATCAACCTCCACGTCTTCCCCTTCGTCGACGGGGGCATCACCTCGTCGGGAGCGCTGACCGGGGGCACCGTCGAGTACCCCGTGCTCAGCGGGGTGCTCATGTGGATCGGGGCCATCGGTGCCCACACCGATGCGGAGTTCCTCCTGCAGTCGGCGTTGTTGCTCGCCCCCTTCGGGCTGGTCACCGCGTGGTTGCTCGCCCGGATGGCCGGATGGGCCGCGCTGTTGTGGTCGCTCACGCCGCCGCTCGTGCTCTACGCCTTCCTCAACTGGGACCTGCCGGTCGTGGCGGTCACCGTCACCGCCGTCGCGGTGCTGACGATCGAACGCTGGCCGCTGCGGACTCGCGGAGTGGTCGCGGCAGTGCTGCTGGGCGTGGGCTTCTGCCTCAAGCTCTATCCGGGCATCTTCGTTCTGCCGCTCATGGCCTATGTTCTCACCGGCGGAAGCTCACCCGATCGGAAGCGGGACGTCCCCGGCGCCCTCGCCGTCGCGGGCACGGCGGCAGCGACGGTCGCCGCGATCAACCTGCCCTTCGCGATCCTCGGCTACGAGGGCTGGCGGGCGTCGTTCGCCTTCCAGCAGAACCGGGAAGCGGACGGGACCAGCAACTCCATCTGGTACTGGGGTCTGCGGCCGCTGATGGGCGGCTACCAGGAATACGAGAACACCCCCCAGTACAACGAGCTGGTGGCCCAGTTGTCGCCGACGCTGATCGCGCTGTCGTTCGCGCTCGCCCTGTGGCTCGGATGGCGCCGATACCTCCGCGACGGCGTCTATCCGTGGCTCGGTACCGGGGCCGCGATGCTGTGCGGGTTCATGCTCTTCCACAAGGTGCACTCACCGCAGTACACGTTGTGGCTGCTGCCGATGTTGATTCTGCTGCGCGTGCCATGGGGTCTCGTCGCCGCCTATCTGCTCGCCGATCTCGCCATCGGCATCGGCATCTTCCGGTGGTTCGCCGCGACCGCCGGCGAAACGGACATGGCCCTGCCGCTCACGCTCGTCCACATCGGAGTGTGGGGACGCGCGGTCCTGCTGGTCGTGCTGTTCTTCGTCTTCCTGCGCGTCCCGCCCAGAACTCCGTGGCAGCAGACGGAACGGACGGGCTACGCTCGCCGTCCGACGACGACCGGGAGAGCGCAATGA
- the rpsF gene encoding 30S ribosomal protein S6, with the protein MRHYELMIILDPSLDERTVAPSLETFLNVIRQEGGKVDKVDVWGKRRLAYEIAKNSEGIYAVIDISATPAAVAELDRQLGLNESVLRTKVLRHGK; encoded by the coding sequence ATGCGTCATTACGAATTGATGATCATCCTGGACCCCAGCCTGGACGAGCGCACTGTCGCTCCCTCGCTGGAGACGTTCCTCAACGTCATTCGCCAGGAAGGCGGCAAGGTCGACAAGGTCGACGTGTGGGGTAAGCGCCGTCTCGCCTACGAGATCGCCAAGAACAGCGAAGGCATCTACGCGGTGATCGACATCAGCGCGACGCCTGCTGCCGTTGCAGAGCTGGATCGCCAGCTCGGCCTGAACGAGTCGGTGCTCCGCACCAAGGTTCTGCGCCACGGCAAGTGA
- a CDS encoding single-stranded DNA-binding protein has protein sequence MAGDTVITVVGNLTADPELRFTPAGAAVANFTVASTPRVFDRQSNEWKDGEALFLRCNIWREAAENVAESLTRGSRVIVQGRLKQRSYETREGEKRTVVELEVDEIGPSLRYATAKVTKAGRGGGGGGFGGSSGGSGGGRPAQNTNVGGDDPWGDAPQSGSFGGSGDDEPPF, from the coding sequence ATGGCAGGCGACACCGTCATCACCGTGGTCGGCAATCTGACCGCCGACCCCGAACTGCGTTTCACCCCCGCGGGTGCTGCGGTTGCGAACTTCACCGTTGCATCCACGCCCCGCGTGTTCGACCGTCAGTCCAACGAATGGAAGGACGGCGAGGCTCTGTTCCTGCGCTGCAACATCTGGCGTGAGGCAGCGGAGAACGTGGCCGAGAGCTTGACTCGCGGCTCGCGTGTGATCGTGCAGGGCCGGCTCAAGCAGCGCAGCTACGAGACGCGTGAAGGCGAGAAGCGCACTGTCGTGGAGCTCGAGGTCGACGAGATCGGCCCCTCGCTCCGTTACGCCACGGCCAAGGTCACCAAGGCCGGTCGCGGTGGCGGTGGCGGAGGCTTCGGTGGTTCCTCCGGTGGATCGGGCGGTGGCCGTCCCGCTCAGAACACGAACGTCGGCGGAGACGACCCGTGGGGCGACGCCCCGCAGTCGGGTTCCTTCGGTGGTTCCGGGGACGACGAGCCTCCGTTCTGA
- the rpsR gene encoding 30S ribosomal protein S18, protein MPKSPAREKVLKKKVCTFCKEKNVQIDYKDTTLLRKYVSDRGKIRARRVTGNCVQHQRDVAVAVKNSREVALLPYVSTTR, encoded by the coding sequence ATGCCTAAGTCGCCCGCGCGCGAGAAGGTTTTGAAGAAGAAGGTCTGCACCTTCTGCAAGGAAAAGAACGTGCAGATCGATTACAAGGACACGACGCTGCTGCGCAAGTACGTCAGCGATCGCGGCAAGATCCGCGCTCGCCGCGTCACCGGCAACTGCGTGCAGCACCAGCGCGACGTCGCTGTTGCTGTCAAGAACTCTCGTGAGGTGGCTCTGCTCCCTTACGTCTCGACGACTCGCTGA
- the rplI gene encoding 50S ribosomal protein L9, which yields MKLILTADVDNLGAPGDTVEVKDGYGRNYLLPRGLAIVATRGAQKQVEGIRRAQEARAVRGLEHAQELKAAIEGLEDVSLSVKTSSDSGKLFGSVTAADVAGALKAAGGPVVDKRIIELPKAHIKATGKHQIVVKLHPDVTAKFTLNVVAA from the coding sequence ATGAAGCTCATCCTTACTGCTGACGTGGACAACCTCGGTGCGCCTGGCGACACCGTTGAGGTCAAGGACGGCTACGGCCGCAACTACCTGCTGCCCCGCGGCCTGGCGATCGTCGCCACCCGTGGTGCTCAGAAGCAGGTCGAGGGCATCCGCCGTGCCCAGGAGGCTCGCGCCGTGCGTGGCCTCGAGCACGCTCAGGAGCTCAAGGCCGCCATCGAGGGCCTCGAGGACGTTTCGCTGAGCGTCAAGACCTCGAGCGACTCGGGCAAGCTGTTCGGCTCGGTCACCGCTGCCGATGTCGCCGGTGCTCTCAAGGCTGCCGGTGGCCCGGTTGTCGACAAGCGCATCATCGAGCTGCCCAAGGCCCACATCAAGGCGACCGGCAAGCACCAGATCGTCGTGAAGCTGCACCCGGATGTCACCGCGAAGTTCACGCTGAACGTCGTGGCTGCCTGA